A single genomic interval of Apis cerana isolate GH-2021 linkage group LG14, AcerK_1.0, whole genome shotgun sequence harbors:
- the LOC107998684 gene encoding protein LSM12: MAGANDCFSIGSTVACKTCYKEEIEGEVLAFDPQTKMLILKCPSSSGTPTLNDVHIVNLSLVSEVQVKREVSPTTSEPPQSLNLQKLNKRVRNQIEEKKKLVMALQAGVSPEGQKLFSTISKTIPEITWNGANIVVFDNVTIRPPYKVDNVHGNTESGAYKHVKKVVEKHIKDTEASQQAQQQREQQQQQKQKGEVPVFEEK; encoded by the exons ATGGCCGGCGCCAACGATTGTTTCAGCATCGGGAGTACCGTGGCCTGTAAAACCTGTTACAAGGAGGAGATCGAAGGCGAGGTGCTAGCATTCGATCCACAAACTAAAATGTTAATCCTAA AATGTCCGTCATCCAGCGGAACTCCAACATTAAACGATGTACACATAGTAAATTTATCCTTGGTATCAGAGGTCCAAGTAAAACGAGAAGTTAGTCCTACCACTAGTGAACCACCACAAAGccttaatttgcaaaaattgaataaaagagTACGTAATCaaattgaagagaaaaaaaaactggtAATGGCTCTGCAGGCCGGAGTATCTCCAGAAGGACAAAAACTCTTCAGTACTATATCAAAGACTATCCCAGAAATTACGTGGAATGGAGCAAATATTGTTGTATTTGACAATGTCACGATTAGACCACCATATAAAGTTGATAATGTTCATGGAAATACAGAGTCTGGAGCATATAAGCATGTGAAGAAAGta gttgaaaaacatattaaaGATACAGAAGCATCACAACAGGCACAACAACAACGggaacagcaacaacaacaaaaacaaaaaggaG AAGTTCCAGTCTTTGAGGAAAAGTAG